A part of Miscanthus floridulus cultivar M001 chromosome 6, ASM1932011v1, whole genome shotgun sequence genomic DNA contains:
- the LOC136459562 gene encoding zinc finger BED domain-containing protein RICESLEEPER 2-like — MAGSGDDDGPTINDELRSLGQIPDDEDDMGDAAHLLFGRSAPPTNRDDGADGGAPAASAAAGASAAAPSDAASLASSTTGTGKRRSPVWADFEEVKEVVDGEQVVSAICKLCRHRLSGKSANGTGHLKRHLISCKKKVDRANAVQSRLALNPDGSYRNWEYKPDVARHELIRLIARLDLPLSIADNDAWDDYIQRAHNPRYKRVTRFSTARDLSKLYNEKMLHLKAAVMPGVSSVCLTSDIWSGNAKEDYIAVVAHYITSDWELKKSVIGFKLIEVSHNGINIAECISGVLRDWGLLDKVFSVSLDNASSNTTAMLALTPLLDGYLGYDVDPSDHTKKVYHVVHQRCACHIINLIVKSGLKRLKPCIEIFRTAINFLNSSNQRIAQFKEYCQAKGMRPRKFCLDMDVRWNSTYLMLKHLMPYRTVFSVFINLQFGYPLLVEQHWYIAEKVLQFLELFYDSTVALSGVYYPTSPLVLHHILEIASHLHDYEHDSNLCNVVAPMKAKFLKYWKHVPLLYAFAFVLDPRAKMRGLQNVLDLLAQSNNMSYIDYLAEVKFELHKLYDKYESKFGAARPARTTHPSGLTGKRKQAWGKIFGGSVSSGPSSTAGSSAVPPGLSELTVYLDSDNVVAYDDDFDVLNWWHEHKLTFPVLCTMAKDIMSVPVSTTSSESCFSLTGRIIEERRRRLGPDTVEMLICVKDWELGEEKGQHTVEDEEYEDYFKNQFLDHDSGASGITT; from the coding sequence ATGGCCGGCTCTGGTGACGACGATGGTCCAACCATCAATGACGAGCTCAGGTCGTTGGGCCAGATCCCCGACGACGAAGACGACATGGGCGATGCTGCTCATCTCTTGTTCGGTAGGAGTGCTCCTCCGACCAACCGAGATGATGGTGCTGATGGTGGTGCGCCGGCGGCTAGTGCTGCTGCTGGTGCGTCGGCGGCGGCCCCTAGTGATGCAGCTTCACTCGCTTCGTCCACCACTGGTACTGGTAAGCGGCGCTCCCCTGTGTGGGCTGACTTCGAGGAAGTCAAAGAGGTAGTGGATGGTGAGCAGGTTGTTTCTGCTATTTGCAAGCTTTGTCGTCATCGTTTGTCTGGTAAATCTGCTAATGGCACTGGTCACTTAAAAAGACATCTAATATCCTGTAAAAAGAAAGTTGATAGGGCTAATGCTGTTCAAAGTAGGCTTGCTTTAAACCCTGATGGATCTTATAGAAACTGGGAGTATAAGCCTGATGTTGCTAGGCATGAGCTGATTCGTTTGATTGCTAGATTGGATCTGCCTTTGTCTATTGCTGATAATGATGCTTGGGATGATTACATTCAGCGTGCTCACAATCCTAGATATAAGAGGGTCACTAGATTTAGCACAGCTAGAGATCTGTCTAAGCTATACAATGAAAAAATGTTGCACCTTAAAGCTGCTGTTATGCCTGGTGTGTCTTCTGTTTGTTTGACATCTGATatctggtctggtaatgctaaggaagaTTATATTGCTGTTGTTGCTCACTACATTACTTCTGATTGGGAACTTAAGAAATCTGTTATTGGTTTTAAACTGATTGAAGTGAGTCATAATGGCATTAACATTGCTGAATGTATCTCTGGTGTGCTTAGAGATTGGGGCCTGCTTGACAAAGTTTTCTCTGTTAGTCTTGATAATGCATCTTCTAATACAACTGCTATGCTTGCTTTGACCCCTTTGCTTGATGGTTACCTGGGCTATGATGTTGATCCTTCTGATCATACTAAAAAGGTGTATCATGTTGTGCATCAGCGATGTGCTTGCCATATAATTAACTTGATTGTTAAATCTGGTTTGAAAAGGCTTAAACCTTGCATAGAGAtttttagaactgcaattaacTTCCTAAATTCATCTAATCAGCGCATTGCTCAATTCAAGGAATACTGCCAAGCTAAGGGGATGCGTCCTCGTAAGTTTtgtttggatatggatgttagatggaactcAACCTATCTTATGCTTAAACATTTAATGCCATATAGAACTgtattttctgtgttcattaatctTCAGTTTGGCTATCCTCTGTTGGTTGAACAGCACTGGTACATTGCTGAAAAGGTGTTGCAGTTTCTTGAATTGTTCTATGATTCAACTGTTGCTCTGTCTGGTGTTTATTACCCTACTAGTCCTTTGGTACTGCATCACATACTTGAGATTGCTAGCCACCTGCATGACTATGAACATGATTCTAATCTATGTAATGTTGTTGCTCCAATGAAGGCTAAATTTCTTAAATACTGGAAACATGTGCCACTGTTATATGCATTTGCTTTTGTTCTGGACCCAAgggctaagatgagaggtttgcAGAATGTGCTTGACTTGCTTGCTCAGAGTAACAATATGAGTTACATTGATTATCTTGCTGAGGTCAAATTTGAGTTGCATAAACTGTATGACAAGTATGAATctaagtttggtgcagctaggccAGCTAGGACCACCCATCCATCTGGATTGACAGGTAAGAGGAAGCAGGCATGGGGCAAAATATTTGGAGGATCAGTTTCTTCTGGTCCTTCAAGTACTGCTGGATCATCTGCTGTGCCTCCTGGTCTCTCTGAGCTCACTGTTTACCTTGACAGTGACAATGTTGTGGCCTATGATGATGATTTTGATGTCCTGAATTGGTGGCATGAGCATAAACTAACCTTCCCAGTTCTCTGTACAATGGCTAAAGATATTATGTCTGTCCCTGTTTCAACAACTTCTTCGGAGTCTTGCTTTAGTCTTACTGGCAGGATCATTGAGGAGCGCCGACGTCGATTGGGACCAGACACTGTGGAGATGTTGATCTGCGTGAAGGACTGGGAGCTTGGTGAAGAGAAGGGACAGCATACAGTGGAGGATGAGGAGTATGAAGACTACTTCAAGAATCAGTTTCTAGATCATGACTCTGGTGCTAGTGGAATAACCACTTAG